ACGACAAGTCGGAGGAAATGGGCATCGACCTCGAGCGCTACTTCCGGACCATCGACAAGGCGATCTGGGAGCATCATAGCCGCGTAGCGGGCGTGCCGCTGATCCTCGCGGCCGTGGAAAAGTATCACGCCATCTTCCGCAGAGTCTCCAAGAACCAGCATCTGGCCGACCACGGCATCAAGCTCAATCCCGACGCGGCCGACATCGACGAGAAGCGCCTGCACGACGAGGTTCGCGAAGCTCAGCGCCCCCAGCGGCACCAGGCCGTCGAGGAACTGGTCGACAACTTCGGCACCGCCCGCGCCGCCGGCCAGGGCTCGGCCAACCTCGCCGACGTGGCTAAAGCCGCAGTCTTCGGCAAGGTCAACAAGCTCATCCTGGCCGCCGACAAACGCGTGGGCGGCTCCATCGACACTGCCACGGGCATCGTCACCGAGGGCGAACTCGATGACCCCGCCGTCGACGACCTGCTCGACGACATCGCCGAGCACGTCTTACGCGCCGGCGGCAACGTCCACGTCATCCCGCAAGACATTCACCCCCACCCGGGTTCGGGCGTGGCGGCGATCTACCGATACTGATCCAAGCCGATCAACCTCGAAAGCCCACGGCTTCAGCCGTGGGTCTGCCCGCGTGACCGATGGCAGACCCACGCCTGAAGGCGTGGGCTTTCTTCCATGAGCGCATGCGAAAGTGGGAAGCGACGCCGCTCTCGAGCGGCATCACTTCCCACTTCAGCATTCACACTTCTTACCCGTCGTCGCCGGGGCGCCAGGTGCGTTTCTGGGGCTTTACGACGAGGCCCATCTTGATCGCCTTGGCAGAGGCGTACACACGGCAAACCTTGCCGTCGACAACCGCGCGGACCTTTTGCAGGTTCGGCTTGAACTTCCGCTTGGAGACGCCGGTGACCTTGGTGCCGACACCGCCGAGGTACTTGGCCTTACCACGCGTGGTCTGGCTGCGGCCCATCTTGGTCTTCTTACCGGTAAAGTGGCATACGCGTGGCATTGGTGGCTCCTAGTGGCGGGTCCGCAGGTTAGGCCGGGCGAAGCGGGGCTTCTACTTGCCCTTGCGAATGAACATGTCGACGCCGGTCTTGCCCGCTCCGAGCAGCGCGAATGCCACAAACGGCAACAGGTACAGCAGCGCGAACTCCTTGCCGGCCGTGTAGTACCCGGCCCCGTCGATCCGCGTCGGTTTGAGTAGCAACGGATCGTCGGCATGGGCAAGGAACGCCGCGACGGCCATGTTGCCGACCAAGGCCAGCGCCACGGGCCGGGTCAGCAGGCCGAGTGCGAGCAGCACCCCGCCGACCAATTCCGTGATCCCCGCCCCCCAAGCCGCCAACGCCGGCGCGGGGAAGCCAAGGCCTTCGACCATGCCGATGAACCCTTCGCTCGGCGGAATCTTCGGTAAGCCGTGAGCCGCGATGAGCAACCCCGTGCCGACCCGGAGAATGGCCAGCCCCACGTCACCGAGCAGCGTCGATGCACCGGCCCCGCCGAACAAGATCGGGATGAGCTTTTTCATGCCGGACATAATCTTGAACCTTCACGATTTCGACAATGCTCGAAATCGCCGGGTCTAACCGCGTTGCGGAGCAACGCAGCTGCTTGCAAACATGCTGCACGGAAGCGGAGCTGCGTTGCTCCGCAACGCAGTTCAGACGCCGTAGTACGATTTCGCCTTGCCGCGGAGGTAACGCAGCAACGGTTCGCTGCTGAGGGATTTGCCGGTGACGCGCTCGCAGAGCTGGCCTGCGGTGTAGCGGCGGCCGTGCTGGTGGATGTTCTCGCGGAGCCAGGTGAGCAGGGCCGCGAAGTGGCCGTGGGCGAACTGGTCGTCGAGGTCGCCGAGGTCTTCGCGGGCCTTTTCAAAGAGCTGGGCGGCGTACAGGTTGCCGAGGGTGTAGGTCGGGAAATAGCCGATGAGCCCCGCGGACCAGTGCACGTCCTGCAGGCACCCGTCGGCATCGCTGGGGGCAACGACGCCAAGGTACTTGGTCATCTTCTCGGTCCAGGCACCGGGCAAATCCTTCGGGTCGAGATCGCCGGCAAGCAGCGCCCGCTCCAGTTCGAAGCGCAGCAGGATGTGCAGGTTGTAAGTCGTCTCGTCGGACTCGGTGCGGATGAGCGTCGGCCGGATGGCGTTGGCACCGCCGACGAACTCGTCCTCGGTGATGTCCCAGAGCGCGTCCTTGAAACGCTTTTGGGCCAGCGGGTAAGCCCACTTCCAGAAGGCGGCACTACGCCCCACCGCGTTCTCCCACATGCGTGACTGCGACTCGTGGATACCGAGCGAAACGCTCTCGCCCATTGGCGTGCCGAAATGCTCGGCCTTGGGCAGACCTTGCTCATACATGCCGTGACCGGCCTCGTGGAGCGTGCCGAAAAACGCATCCCCGAAAAAGTTTTCGTCGTAGCGGGTGGTGATGCGCGTGTCGCCGGTGTTGAGCCCGGTGCAGAACGGGTGAGCGCTCACGTCGATTCTTCCAGCATCGAAGTCGAAGCCAACGGCCTGGGCGGCGAACCGTGCGAACTCGGCCTGATCTTTGCCGGGATACTTTCGTTCCAGCATGTCGTGCCGCACGTCCTTGCCGCTGTCCTTCACCGCAGCGACGAGTTCGACGAGCGGGCCACGCAGACCTTCGAGTACCGACGCAACCTCGACCGTCGTCGCGCCGGGTTCGTACTCCTCGAGCAGCGCGTCGTACCGCTCGCCGTCATGCCCGTAGGCGTCGGCGGCTTGCTGCTTCAAGCCCACCATCGTCCGAAGGTGCGGCTCGAACTGGGAAAAATCATCCGCCTTCCGCGCCTGTTCCCATGCTTTCTGCCCGACCGATTCCTGCCGGGCGATGGCACCGACCAGGTCGCCCGGGAGTTTGCAGGCACGGGTGTAATCGCGTTGGGTCTCCCGGATGTTCGCCGCCTCGGGCGTATCGCCTTTGGCCAAGTCACTCGTCGTCAGGATCGCAAGGAGTTCGCCGATGGCCGGGTCGGTGAAGCGGGCGTGGCGCAACGTTGAAAGCAGTTCCAACTGCTCGCCGCGCACGCCGATGCCCTGCTCGGGCATTTGCGTTTGCATGTCCCATTCGAGCGTCGAGGCGGCGGACCCGATCAGGGCGACTTCGCGGAGTTTTCCGATCAGTGAGGCGTAAGCATCTTGGGGCGACATCGACGAATCCTACGACCGTTCCCATTTGCATTCGATCCCGGCTATCCTGCACGACCGCCATGTCCGACGAAAACAAGACGTTCCGCCCTTCCGATGCCGCCGTGGATGCCGAGGTCGATGCCGCCCTGGGGGACATCGACATGGACGCGCTGTACGAAAGTAACGCCCCCGAGCAAACGGCCACCGAACTCACCGGCGAACATCCGGGCAAGATCATGTCCATCGACGTGCCCAAGAACGAGGCGATGATCGATCTCGGCGGCAAGCACCAGGGCATCGTGCCGCTCGATCAATGGGACGGCCGAATGCCGACCATCGGCGAGGACGAGGCGTTCGTCATCGAACGCCGCGACGCGGAGGACGAGCTCTACCGCCTCAACCGCAAGGGCAAAGCCTCCCGCAACGCCACCGTCGAAACCATCGAGATCGGGCAGGTCGTTGAGGCGACCGTCACGGGATTGAACAAGGGCGGACTCGAATGCCGCATCGGCCGGGCGCTGCGTGCGTTCATGCCCAGCGGCCAGGTCGACATCCACTTTCACGAAGACCTCTCGATCTTCCTCAACGAGAAGTTCGAGGCCAAGGTCCAGAAGATCGACAAGGCGACCAAGAACGTGATTCTCAGCCGCCGCATGGTCATCGAGGCCGAGCGGCGTGAGAAGAAGAAAGAGCTGATGGCCGAGATCCAGCCGGGCGATGTCCGCTCGGGCACGGTCTCGAACATCATGGACTTCGGCGCGTTCGTCGACCTCGGCGGGGCCGATGGTTTGCTGCACGTTTCGGAAATGACCTACCGCCGCGGCGTCAAGCCGGAGGACATCGTCAAGAAAGGCGACCACGTCGAGGTCACCGTTCTGAGCGTCGATCACGACAAGAACAAGATCAGCTTGAGCCTGCGGGCGTCGATGCCCAACCCGTGGGACAACGCCACCGAGAAGTATCAGGTCGGCTCCACCGTCACAGGCCGCGTCGTGAAGACGACCAACTTCGGCGCATTCGTCGAGGTCGAGGAAGGCATCGAAGGGTTGCTGCCCATCAGCGAACTCTCCTACCAGCGTGTCAACCGCACGACCGATGTTGTCAAGGAAGGCGAGACCGTTCGGCTCGTGATCCTCTCGATGGACCCAAAGTCGAAGAAGATATCCTTCTCGCTCAAAGCCGCCGCGCCTGACCCGTGGGAAGGCGTCGAAGGCAAGTACGCCGCCGGCACCGAACACGTCGGCACCGTAACGCGCGTCGCCGACTTCGGCGCGTTCGTCCAACTCGAGCCGGCCGTCGAGGGCCTCGTTCACATCTCCGAGCTCTCCGACAAACGTGTCCGCCAGACCAGCGACGTTGTCAAGCAGGGCCAACAGGTCACGGCCCGCGTCCTGAGCCTCGACACCGAACAGCGCCGCTTGCGCCTGAGCCTCCGCAGCGCCAAGGCGATCGAAGCCGACGCGAAGAAGAACGAGTTGCCCGTCACCCCCGACAAGACCCCGGCCGAGAAGAAAGCCCGCGAGAAGAAGCTCAAGAAAACCCCGCTCAAGGGCGGTCTGGATTTCTGAGCCGATGCCGTAGCGCAGCCGGATTTATCTCCCACACTCCGGGCACACGGCACTGTCCGTGCCGCGCCGGTTGTAACCGCAGTGCGGGCAGAAACCGGCGAGAAGCTTGTTCTTCCACGACAGGTCCGCGCGTAACCGACGCCACATCCACGAAGCGGCCACGATCGGTATCGCCACGGCGATGATCAACGCAACGAGCATGACCGCGTCGTTCCACCCGCCCGCGAGGTGACGGACCAATGCGAAGACCGCCGCCCCCAGGAAGATCGCGCCGAACATCACCACCCGGTCACGCGACATCGCATCAACCCCCGATGCGTTCCATGTTCATGTTGACCGTCTGCGGGACCACCACCATCACGCGCTCGACGCGTTCGGGCCCTTCGATGTCACGGAGGAACGCCGAACCGATGCTTCCGACGCGATCGCTGTCGGGGCCGGGCGCGATGACCAGGCACTGCCCGACCGCCACGTCGGTGCGCAGGTTCAGGTCGTAGAGCAGTTCGTTCGCCTGCCACTCGATGACTTCGCGATCGCCGCCTCGCCGCCAGCGCAGGTTTTGTCGGGTCTCCCGATAGCCCGGCGAAATGCTCACGGTGAGCAGGTCCGTCCGCCGCGGCGTTCGCCGAAAGCCGACCATCATGTGGTAGTTCGCGTTCTCGACGGTCCGGCCGTTGACGCGATTCTGATCGTCGAACCAGAACAGGTCTTCGCGGATCACGTTGTCCTTGACCGGCAGTTCGATGAACTTGTCCTCGAGCTGCAATACGTCGGTGCGTCGCGCGCCGGGATCCTGGATCATGTCCTGAAGCTCGACGAGTTCGACCAGCGGTGCGACGCCGACGCGGATGCCGTTTTTCTGGAGCAAATCGCTGCTGGCGACATCGACGATCTGCTCGTCGAAACGCAGCCAGAACTCTTCGTTGCGGCTGATCTGACCGGCCGGCACGGTGACGTCGATCACGGTCAGGGCGAAAACGGTGACCTGCTGCGGCTGCGGATCGGCAGGCACGTACGGGGCCTGCACCTGGGCGGTCAACGGCTGTGCCACCTGAGCCTCGACCGGCGGCGCAACGACAGTCTCCGCTGCCTCGCAGCCCGCAAACAGCGCGAGGCACAACATGTAACGAGCATCGAACAATCGCTTCATCGGTGCAGTCCTTCCAGCACACCCTTGAGACGATCGAGCCCCTGCTCAAGTTCATCGGTCTCGATGTTGATCGGCGGTGCGAGCCGGATGACGCCGGTGCCCGTGCGGTTGGCGATGACGCCGGCGCGAACGCACTGAACGGCGAAGTCGGCCGGTGAGCTTTCGAGTTCGAGGCCGAGAAACAGGCCGTGGCCGCGAACTTCGGTGACGCCGGGAAACTCCGCAAGGCGCTGCTTGAGCTGATCGCCGAGCGTCCTGGCACGATCGACCAGCCCGTCGCGTTCGATGACCTTCATCACGGTCGCAGCGGCGGTGGCGCAGATCGGATTACCGCCGAGCGTTGAGCCATGCTTGCCGGGAACCATCAGCTCCGCGACGTGCGGCTTCGCCCAGCACACGCCCACCGGCAAACCACCGCCGATCGCCTTCCCGAGCGTGAGTAGGTCCGGCTCCACGCCATCGAACCGCTGGTGCCCGAACCACCAACCCGTGCGGAAGCAAACCCACACTTCGTCGCAGATCATCAGAATGCCGTGCTTGTCGCATAGCTCGCGAACGTGGCGTGCGTCCTCCGGCGAGATCGGCCAGACGCCACCCTCGCCCTGCGTCGGCTCGAACATGATCGCCGCCGTTTCGTCGTCGATGACGCTTTCGAGGCTGGCGAGGTCGTCGGGGTCATGGCGAACGAAGCCGGGGATGGTCGGCTCGAAGCCGGCGCGGGTCGCGTCGGAACTGTTGGCCGCGATCATCGCCAACGTCCGCCCGTGAAAAGCCCGGCTCAGCACGATCACCTTCCAGCGTTTCCCCCCGTCGCGATGGCCGTACAAGCGGGCCGCCTTCACCGCGGTCTCGTTCGCGTCGGCTCCGCCGTGACAGAAAAACGCCCGCCCATCGAAGGCGTGCTTCGCCAGCATCTCGCCGAGCTCGATCTGCGGGAGGGTGTGGAACGAGTTGCCGACATGCCAGAGCGTCGCGGCCTGCTGCTGGACGGCTTCGACGAGGTCCGACTGACAATGCCCGAGCACCGCGCCCCCGAAGCCGGCGAAGAGGTCGATGTACGTCTTGCCGGCCGCGTCGGTGAGCGTCGCGCCCTGTCCACGGACCATGACCGCGTCACGGTTGCGGGCGTAGTTGTCCATCAGCACGGCGTCGCCACGGGCCAGCAGTTCGGGAGTGGGGTCGGACATGGGCGGATAGTCTAACACGCTTTTGACCGCCGGCCGATTCGGTAGGCTTGCGGCATGACAACACTTCGATTCGGCATCCTCGGCACCGGCAACATCGCCAAGCAGTTCGCGGCCGACGTCCGCAAATCGGAGCGTTGCCGCATCACCGCCGTCGGCTCAAGGACGCAGGCCAGCGCCGACGGGTTCGCCGAGCAGTTCGGGCCAATGAACCGCCACGGCAACTACGACGCCCTGCTCGCCGATGACGAGGTCGATACGATCTACGTCTCGACGCCCAACACGCTGCATAGGGAGTGGACCGAAAAGGCGCTCGCCGCGGGAAAACATGTGCTTTGCGAGAAGCCGCTCGCGACGAGCCGGGCGGATGCGGAAGCGATGTTCGCGGCAGCAGAAGCAGCGGATCGCGTGCTCGTCGAGGCGTTCATGTACCGCGCTCATCCCCAGACGTTGCAACTGCAACGAGCCCTCCGCGAAGGCGCGATCGGCAACGTCAAACTCGTCCGTGCCAGCTTCTGCTATCGCACCAGGAAGATCGACGGCAATGTCCGTTTCGACAGCAATCTTGCAGGCGGCGCGTTGATGGACGTCGGGTGCTACTGCATCAACGCGGCGATGATGGTGGCTGGCACTGAACCCGAAAGCTGGCACGCGATCAGCCGAATGCACGAACGTGGCGTCGACGAGCAAACGACCGGCGTGCTGAAGTTCTCCAACGGGGTGGTCGCCGAGTTCAGTTGTGCGCTTACGACGCAGGCCAACAACACGTTGCACATTTGCGGCGACGAAGGTTGGATCGAAGTGCCGGTGCCGTGGAAGCCGCCGATCGGTGAGGCGGGTTTCACGATCCACCGCGGCACGCCACCAAAACAGGACGGACCCGTTACGCGGCAGACCGGGCCGGAGTGGGTCGACGTGCCAGATGATCGGCCGTTGTACGCAATCGAGGCCGACGCATTCGCGGCAACGGTGTTGGACGGAACGGAAGCGTTCATGCCCCAAGGTGCGAGTTTAGTGCTTGCGGGGATTCTCGAAGACATGCGCTCCGGCATGATCACTTAAGCGGCCATGCCGATCACCCGAACTTCACCGTTTGGCCAGCATCGCTCGCACCAACCCGTCGACCGTGTCCGCTTGATCACGCACCGCATCGAGCAACCGCTCGGCCTCGCTGCGGCGCTCGCCCAAGGCCATGAGTGCCGCGATCGCGTCTTCCTCGACCGCCCCGCGTTTGGGCGTGCTCGGCGTGCTTGGAACATCGGCGGTGGCGAACGCGGCGAGTTTGCCACTGAGCTCGGCGACGATCGTCTCGGCCAAACGCTTGCCCACCGCGGGGAGTTTTTGCAGTGCCCGCGCGTCCTTGCCCTCGATCGCGGCGGCGATCTCGCCGGCGGAGATGACCATCGCCTTGAGTGCCTTGCGCGG
Above is a genomic segment from Planctomycetota bacterium containing:
- the rpmB gene encoding 50S ribosomal protein L28, whose amino-acid sequence is MPRVCHFTGKKTKMGRSQTTRGKAKYLGGVGTKVTGVSKRKFKPNLQKVRAVVDGKVCRVYASAKAIKMGLVVKPQKRTWRPGDDG
- a CDS encoding DoxX family protein; protein product: MSGMKKLIPILFGGAGASTLLGDVGLAILRVGTGLLIAAHGLPKIPPSEGFIGMVEGLGFPAPALAAWGAGITELVGGVLLALGLLTRPVALALVGNMAVAAFLAHADDPLLLKPTRIDGAGYYTAGKEFALLYLLPFVAFALLGAGKTGVDMFIRKGK
- a CDS encoding carboxypeptidase M32, which produces MSPQDAYASLIGKLREVALIGSAASTLEWDMQTQMPEQGIGVRGEQLELLSTLRHARFTDPAIGELLAILTTSDLAKGDTPEAANIRETQRDYTRACKLPGDLVGAIARQESVGQKAWEQARKADDFSQFEPHLRTMVGLKQQAADAYGHDGERYDALLEEYEPGATTVEVASVLEGLRGPLVELVAAVKDSGKDVRHDMLERKYPGKDQAEFARFAAQAVGFDFDAGRIDVSAHPFCTGLNTGDTRITTRYDENFFGDAFFGTLHEAGHGMYEQGLPKAEHFGTPMGESVSLGIHESQSRMWENAVGRSAAFWKWAYPLAQKRFKDALWDITEDEFVGGANAIRPTLIRTESDETTYNLHILLRFELERALLAGDLDPKDLPGAWTEKMTKYLGVVAPSDADGCLQDVHWSAGLIGYFPTYTLGNLYAAQLFEKAREDLGDLDDQFAHGHFAALLTWLRENIHQHGRRYTAGQLCERVTGKSLSSEPLLRYLRGKAKSYYGV
- a CDS encoding S1 RNA-binding domain-containing protein; this translates as MSDENKTFRPSDAAVDAEVDAALGDIDMDALYESNAPEQTATELTGEHPGKIMSIDVPKNEAMIDLGGKHQGIVPLDQWDGRMPTIGEDEAFVIERRDAEDELYRLNRKGKASRNATVETIEIGQVVEATVTGLNKGGLECRIGRALRAFMPSGQVDIHFHEDLSIFLNEKFEAKVQKIDKATKNVILSRRMVIEAERREKKKELMAEIQPGDVRSGTVSNIMDFGAFVDLGGADGLLHVSEMTYRRGVKPEDIVKKGDHVEVTVLSVDHDKNKISLSLRASMPNPWDNATEKYQVGSTVTGRVVKTTNFGAFVEVEEGIEGLLPISELSYQRVNRTTDVVKEGETVRLVILSMDPKSKKISFSLKAAAPDPWEGVEGKYAAGTEHVGTVTRVADFGAFVQLEPAVEGLVHISELSDKRVRQTSDVVKQGQQVTARVLSLDTEQRRLRLSLRSAKAIEADAKKNELPVTPDKTPAEKKAREKKLKKTPLKGGLDF
- a CDS encoding aminotransferase class III-fold pyridoxal phosphate-dependent enzyme; protein product: MSDPTPELLARGDAVLMDNYARNRDAVMVRGQGATLTDAAGKTYIDLFAGFGGAVLGHCQSDLVEAVQQQAATLWHVGNSFHTLPQIELGEMLAKHAFDGRAFFCHGGADANETAVKAARLYGHRDGGKRWKVIVLSRAFHGRTLAMIAANSSDATRAGFEPTIPGFVRHDPDDLASLESVIDDETAAIMFEPTQGEGGVWPISPEDARHVRELCDKHGILMICDEVWVCFRTGWWFGHQRFDGVEPDLLTLGKAIGGGLPVGVCWAKPHVAELMVPGKHGSTLGGNPICATAAATVMKVIERDGLVDRARTLGDQLKQRLAEFPGVTEVRGHGLFLGLELESSPADFAVQCVRAGVIANRTGTGVIRLAPPINIETDELEQGLDRLKGVLEGLHR
- a CDS encoding Gfo/Idh/MocA family oxidoreductase is translated as MTTLRFGILGTGNIAKQFAADVRKSERCRITAVGSRTQASADGFAEQFGPMNRHGNYDALLADDEVDTIYVSTPNTLHREWTEKALAAGKHVLCEKPLATSRADAEAMFAAAEAADRVLVEAFMYRAHPQTLQLQRALREGAIGNVKLVRASFCYRTRKIDGNVRFDSNLAGGALMDVGCYCINAAMMVAGTEPESWHAISRMHERGVDEQTTGVLKFSNGVVAEFSCALTTQANNTLHICGDEGWIEVPVPWKPPIGEAGFTIHRGTPPKQDGPVTRQTGPEWVDVPDDRPLYAIEADAFAATVLDGTEAFMPQGASLVLAGILEDMRSGMIT
- the ruvA gene encoding Holliday junction branch migration protein RuvA, with protein sequence MLSAITGEIQSVTDDRVTLAVGPMTLDVLVPAADVPMLEAARGAARTFHTVLYMEGESAGSNLTPRLIGFAHEPDKRFFEKFVTVKGIGPRKALKAMVISAGEIAAAIEGKDARALQKLPAVGKRLAETIVAELSGKLAAFATADVPSTPSTPKRGAVEEDAIAALMALGERRSEAERLLDAVRDQADTVDGLVRAMLAKR